A region from the Lolium perenne isolate Kyuss_39 chromosome 4, Kyuss_2.0, whole genome shotgun sequence genome encodes:
- the LOC127297238 gene encoding DNA polymerase delta small subunit has translation MERKQADYGTQDERYMIQGERYQGQQYSHIYFTRLHHMRTLLHALVPSRKPNVPVTTVLGLEEGKDCVLVGTLFKHMKLKPSILDEYSKERSAVPLVKPHNFMHPEDNLILEDESGRVALAGAIPPAAYVTGVVVALHGKETSAGNFLVEDVLEAGLPPQTVLPSINEDKYVVFVSGLSVGSSTFNPLQFQLLIDHITGHLGDENEQTVASKIVRVVVAGNSVHIAPRYLNGQTVAAKDQPRIAEPIKELDIMLTQLVSSLPVDIMPGCNDPANFSLPQQPLHRCLFSGASTYNTFSSCPNPHEFELDNVKFLGTSGQNIDDLYKYSDGKDRLEFMERTLTWRHLAPTAPNSLGCYPYTDKDPFLVESCPHVYFVGNQDRYESRLLQGSEKQQVRLISIPRFCDTGIAVMLNLRNLECTTLSFSTSFDS, from the exons atggagaGGAAGCAAGCCGACTATGGCACCCAG GACGAGCGGTACATGATTCAAGGGGAGCGGTACCAGGGCCAGCAGTACAGCCACATCTACTTCACGCGCCTCCACCACATGCGCACCCTCCTCCACGCCCTCGTCCCCTCCCGCAAGCCCAACGTCCCCG TCACTACGGTGCTCGGGCTTGAAGAAGGAAAGGATTGCGTGCTTGTTGGAACTTTGTTCAAGCACATGAAACTGAAACCTTCTATTCTTGATGAATACTCCAAGGAG AGGTCTGCGGTCCCTCTTGTTAAGCCACACAACTTCATGCATCCGGAGGACAATCTTATTCTGGAAGATGAAAGTGGAAGAGTTGCGCTTGCAGGAGCCATACCTCCAGCTGCTTATGTGACTG GAGTTGTAGTAGCTCTCCATGGAAAGGAAACAAGTGCTGGCAACTTCCTTGTTGAAGATGTTCTTGAGGCTGGCCTTCCTCCTCAAACTGTTTTGCCTAGCATAA ATGAGGACAAATATGTTGTATTTGTTTCGGGATTAAGTGTTGGGAGCAGCACATTCAATCCTCTGCAGTTCCAACTTCTTATTGACCATATCACGGGGCATCTGGGTGATGAGAAT GAGCAAACGGTAGCATCAAAAATAGTTCGTGTTGTGGTGGCTGGAAATTCAGTACATATTGCACCAAGATACTTGAATGGCCAG ACAGTAGCTGCAAAAGATCAACCCAGGATAGCTGAGCCAATCAAAGAACTGGACATAATGTTGACTCAG CTTGTGTCGTCATTACCCGTAGATATAATGCCGGGCTGTAATGATCCAGCAAACTTTTCTTTGCCTCAGCAG cCTTTGCATAGATGCCTTTTCTCTGGAGCATCCACCTATAATACATTTTCATCATGTCCGAATCCACATGAATTTGAACTTGACAATGTCAA GTTTCTTGGAACATCTGGCCAGAACATAGATGACCTCTACAAGTACTCGGATGGCAAAGACAGGCTAGAATTCATGGAAAGGACATTGACATGGCGCCATCTTGCTCCAACTGCACCGAACAGCCTAG GATGTTATCCATACACAGACAAGGACCCTTTCCTTGTTGAAAGCTGTCCCCACGTCTACTTTGTCGGGAATCAAGATAGATATGAATCTCGATTGTTGCAAG GATCCGAAAAACAGCAAGTTAGGCTAATCAGCATTCCAAGATTTTGTGATACTGGAATCGCTGTCATG CTCAATTTGAGGAACTTGGAATGCACCACCTTGAGTTTCTCAACAAGCTTTGATTCCTGA
- the LOC127297239 gene encoding uncharacterized protein has translation MAALSPHLTTPLPIVPTLRPSPRRLSPAASAASVLPPRGARVVPRLSRHPDPLARNSGWFENATRLPGRRPKKSLFASETDSPSTGSPKQSSAGDSSSPPDGPPVLTILAGIIVFFLVFWVIGSIFTSIIGLFFGAAKS, from the exons ATGGCCGCCCTCTCCCCCCACCTCACCACGCCCCTCCCGATTGTCCCCACTCTTCGGCCCTCTCCTCGCCGGCTTTCGCCCGCGGCTTCCgcagcctccgtcctcccgccccgAGGCGCCCGCGTCGTTCCCCGTCTGTCCAG GCATCCTGACCCTTTGGCAAGAAATTCTGGGTGGTTTGAGAACGCAACAAGGTTGCCGGGAAGGCGACCTAAGAAGAGTCTGTTTGCATCAGAGACAGATTCTCCTAGCACTGGCAGTCCAAAACAGAGCAGCGCCGGCGACAGCTCTAGTCCCCCAGATGGCCCACCCGTCCTCACCATTCTGGCTGGTATCATCGTGTTCTTTCTGGTCTTCTGGGTGATCGGATCGATTTTCACTTCGATCATTGGTTTGTTCTTTGGGGCTGCGAAATCTTAG
- the LOC127297240 gene encoding uncharacterized protein, which translates to MATTPARQSQSSGGAAAAVSVQHVAKASSDELLRKFADPDDDAKNSLTPPRRSLALRRKRSSRRVASGLSARDSDAAGTDLAAPKRRRSIGGSTDWRAGLLLPTTTGPSAVRKGGGGGGGARRGGGGGGAGRLDEAGIALFLAALERTWRKTVRGASKMFVERHRTSHVQLISDMV; encoded by the exons ATGGCGACCACGCCGGCGCGCCAGTCGCAGAgcagcggcggcgccgccgccgcagtCTCGGTGCAGCACGTGGCCAAGGCCTCCTCCGACGAGCTGCTCCGCAAGTTCGCCGACCCGGATGACGACGCCAAGAATAGTCTGACGCCGCCGCGCCGCAGCCTCGCGCTGCGCCGCAAGCGCTCGTCCCGCCGCGTGGCGTCCGGGCTCTCCGCCAGGGACTCCGACGCGGCGGGCACGGACCTCGCCGCGCCCAAGCGCCGCCGGAGCATCGGCGGGTCCACGGACTGGAGGGCCGGGCTGCTGCTGCCCACGACCACCGGGCCGTCAGCCGTGCGCaagggcggtggcggcggtggtggtgcgcgtcggggtggtggtggtggtggtgctgggcGGCTCGACGAGGCTGGCATCGCCCTCTTCCTCGCCGCGCTGGAGCGG ACGTGGAGGAAGACGGTGCGGGGCGCGTCCAAGATGTTCGTGGAGAGGCACCGGACCAGCCACGTGCAGCTCATCAGCGACATGGTCTGA